A window of Corallococcus macrosporus DSM 14697 contains these coding sequences:
- a CDS encoding DUF4476 domain-containing protein, which produces MKALITSLALLFALPSLDASAQADARRPHGPPPGQQMPRPHGPPQHSGTQVVVDRSELTDRLERLERQLAEAEQRMNRQERNKFRKAKELLDSVQDLVRQAPPLAVVLPPPAPMPMPPPPPVVRPISDHELRRISESISRQSFAEDKMRVLVSAAQHHHFLVSQVGQLLGHFQFSQDKLTVVRTLRPYILDPQNGHLLYSYFSFSSDKKKLDDILSRR; this is translated from the coding sequence ATGAAGGCCCTGATCACCTCCCTCGCCCTCCTCTTCGCCCTTCCTTCCCTTGACGCCTCCGCCCAGGCGGATGCGCGCCGGCCGCACGGGCCGCCGCCGGGCCAGCAGATGCCGCGCCCGCATGGCCCGCCGCAGCACAGTGGCACCCAGGTGGTGGTGGACCGGAGCGAGCTGACCGACCGCCTGGAGCGGCTGGAGCGGCAGCTCGCCGAGGCCGAGCAGCGGATGAACCGGCAGGAGCGCAACAAGTTCCGCAAGGCCAAGGAGCTGCTGGACTCCGTGCAGGACCTGGTGCGCCAGGCCCCGCCGCTGGCCGTGGTCCTCCCGCCGCCAGCGCCGATGCCGATGCCGCCGCCCCCGCCGGTGGTGCGCCCCATCTCGGACCACGAGCTGCGCCGCATCAGTGAGTCCATCTCCCGGCAGTCGTTCGCCGAGGACAAGATGCGCGTGCTCGTCTCCGCGGCCCAGCACCACCACTTCCTCGTGTCGCAGGTGGGGCAGCTCCTCGGCCACTTCCAGTTCAGCCAGGACAAGCTCACCGTGGTCCGGACGCTGCGGCCCTACATCCTGGACCCGCAGAACGGCCACCTGCTCTACAGCTACTTCTCCTTCTCCAGCGACAAGAAGAAGCTGGATGACATCCTCTCGCGGCGCTGA
- a CDS encoding hemerythrin domain-containing protein, which translates to MDALDVLNQEHRHIQRVLEVLERAVAKGRDGEFVSASLFLRAANFFLTFVDGSHHAKEMVLFQTMVAHRLPLAPGLLAQVSGEHGTGSEHAVAMLCAAETMLRGGETDPARMLDAADDWLRLYRGHTSVEEAQVFPLARRLLPTGILDRMRTRFARIEASHGSLAEAAEAMERAFLPVPPGRPFPRGPVCSF; encoded by the coding sequence ATGGATGCATTGGACGTGTTGAACCAGGAGCACCGTCACATCCAGCGTGTGCTGGAGGTCCTGGAGCGGGCGGTGGCGAAGGGGCGCGACGGGGAGTTCGTCTCGGCCTCGTTGTTCCTCCGCGCCGCGAACTTCTTCCTCACCTTCGTGGATGGCAGCCACCACGCGAAGGAGATGGTGCTGTTCCAGACGATGGTGGCGCACCGGCTGCCGCTGGCGCCCGGGCTGCTGGCCCAGGTGTCCGGCGAGCACGGCACCGGCAGCGAGCACGCCGTCGCCATGCTCTGCGCGGCGGAGACGATGCTGCGCGGCGGGGAGACGGACCCGGCGCGCATGCTCGACGCGGCGGACGACTGGCTGCGGCTGTACCGGGGGCACACCTCGGTGGAAGAGGCCCAGGTGTTTCCCCTGGCGCGGCGGCTGTTGCCCACGGGCATCCTGGACCGGATGCGCACGCGCTTCGCCCGCATCGAGGCGTCGCATGGCTCGCTGGCGGAGGCCGCGGAGGCCATGGAGCGCGCCTTCCTGCCCGTCCCGCCCGGCCGCCCCTTCCCACGCGGGCCAGTGTGCTCGTTCTGA
- the hemN gene encoding oxygen-independent coproporphyrinogen III oxidase, producing the protein MEPPRPEVPTPPEALLSRYDVSGPRYTSYPTAPEWRKDFGPEHLVARLEQAGARERAEPLSLYVHLPFCRSLCWYCGCNVVISRDRGAADQYLDHLELELDLVVQRLGSRRALSQIHWGGGTPTFLDEGQLERLWTAITRRFRVAPDAEVAIEIHPAVTTPGQLTLLRSLGFNRVSMGLQDFDARVQEVTNRIQSPEQTRALLEHARRLGFKGVNFDLIYGLPHQDAKGWARTLDTVLSMRPDRLAVYSFAYMPDVLKHQRRMPADAIPSGRTKLELFRDAYAAFVSAGYRPIGMDHFAVPEDELARAQAERRLGRNFQGYTVKAASDVVALGSTGISDVAGAYAQNVRALPRYYERVSQGCLATERGLTLTADDQRRRAVITRLMCNFWVDLGADGADYFAPELQRLRAFEDDGLLTRTGSQLELTPMGRLFVRNVAMVFDAYLAGAERPRFSRTV; encoded by the coding sequence ATGGAGCCCCCTCGCCCGGAAGTCCCCACGCCGCCCGAAGCCCTGCTGAGCCGGTACGACGTCTCCGGCCCCCGGTACACCAGCTACCCCACCGCCCCTGAGTGGCGGAAGGACTTCGGTCCGGAGCACCTGGTGGCGCGGCTGGAGCAAGCGGGCGCCCGGGAGCGCGCCGAGCCGCTGTCGCTCTACGTGCACCTGCCCTTCTGCCGCAGCCTCTGCTGGTACTGCGGCTGCAACGTCGTCATCAGCCGGGACCGGGGCGCGGCGGACCAGTACCTCGACCACCTGGAGCTGGAGCTGGACCTGGTGGTGCAGCGGCTCGGCTCGCGGCGCGCGCTGTCCCAGATTCACTGGGGCGGCGGCACGCCCACCTTCCTGGATGAGGGGCAGCTCGAACGGCTGTGGACGGCCATCACCCGCCGCTTCCGTGTCGCGCCGGACGCGGAGGTGGCCATTGAAATCCACCCGGCGGTGACGACTCCCGGCCAGCTCACGCTGCTGCGGAGCCTGGGCTTCAACCGCGTGTCCATGGGGCTCCAGGACTTCGACGCGCGCGTGCAGGAGGTCACCAACCGCATCCAATCTCCGGAGCAGACGCGGGCGCTGCTGGAGCACGCGCGGCGCCTGGGCTTCAAGGGCGTGAACTTCGACCTCATCTACGGCCTGCCCCACCAGGACGCGAAAGGGTGGGCCCGCACGCTGGACACGGTGCTGTCCATGCGGCCGGACCGGCTGGCCGTCTACTCCTTCGCGTACATGCCCGACGTGCTGAAGCACCAGCGGCGCATGCCCGCGGATGCCATCCCCAGCGGCCGGACCAAGCTGGAGCTGTTCCGTGACGCCTACGCGGCCTTCGTCTCCGCGGGCTACCGGCCCATTGGCATGGACCACTTCGCCGTGCCCGAGGACGAGCTGGCGCGCGCGCAGGCCGAGCGCCGGCTGGGCCGCAACTTCCAGGGCTACACCGTCAAGGCGGCCTCGGACGTGGTGGCCCTTGGCAGCACCGGCATCAGCGACGTGGCCGGGGCGTACGCGCAGAACGTCCGCGCGCTGCCGCGCTACTACGAGCGCGTCTCCCAGGGCTGCCTGGCCACGGAGCGGGGCCTGACGCTGACGGCGGACGACCAGCGCCGGCGCGCGGTCATCACCCGGCTCATGTGCAACTTCTGGGTGGACCTGGGGGCGGACGGCGCCGACTACTTCGCGCCAGAGCTGCAGCGGCTGCGCGCCTTCGAGGACGACGGGCTGCTGACGCGCACCGGCTCGCAGTTGGAGCTGACGCCCATGGGGCGGCTCTTCGTCCGCAACGTGGCCATGGTGTTCGACGCATATCTCGCGGGGGCGGAGCGGCCCCGCTTTTCCCGCACGGTGTGA